The genomic DNA AAATCAGACCACCAATAGCCGCGTAAATACTGCTTTTAATGCTATCTTTACCCAATGTCGCACCTACGGTTCTGCGCTCAACTATTTCTACTGGTACGGGTAACGCGCCACCTCTTAACTGTACACCTAAATCATTGGCTTCTTCTACTGTAAAGCTACCTTGAATTACTGCTCTTCCGCCAGTAATACCTGTGGCGGCAAATTCTACGGGAACTCCAGGGGAACTAATTAATTCATTATCCAAGAAAATACCAATGGTGCGCCCTGTTCCAGCGAGGTTTTTAGTCAGGTTAGCAAACAGTTCTCCACCTTTGGCATCAAACCGTAAAGCTACATCCCAGTTAGTACCTTGGGTTGACTCTCCTTGAGCATCTTGGAGATATTTACCTGTTAATGGTGGATCGGTACTTTCAAATAATTCGGCAAGTGCTTCATTATTGTTTTTTAATCCTGCCCGATTTTTCTCAATCGCCTCTTGATCATTGCTTTTTCTTAACTCTTTTTGCTTGTCTTTTAGTTCAATTTGTGACGCTCTCAACGCCAATAATTGGGTATCTGTATCTGGTTTTTGGGCTTTAAATTCTAACTGTGCTGTACCACCTAATACCCTTTCTGCCTGTTCTGGGTCATTGACTCCAGGTAATTGGACTAAGATTTTATCAGTACCAACAGTTTGAATAACTGGTTCAGAAACACCAAGACCGTTAACACGACCTTCAATAACTTTCTGTACAGCTTCTAACTCTCTTTCGGTGATTTCCTGAATGTCTTCAGTGGTTTTCACCTGAATTGTAAGCTGTGATCCTCCCCGTAAGTCTAGTCCTAAAGGCACGGGAATGGTGTATATCACCGTAATTGCGGCGATTACCAATACTATAATTAACGCCAATAGCGATCGCTGTTTTTGCATACTTTCACTCACAACTGACAAAGGTTATAATAGCTTTCTTTTTGTCAGGTGTGAGAGGTTATTTCAGAGGGGGAGTGGGTGAGGGGGTGAGGAGGAGAAAAATTTGTTCCATGTCACCTGTCACCAATCACCAATCACCTAAACTCGCGCAGCTACCATCTTCTGGACAGCTTCGACAATTTGCTCTGGTTGGACAATGGTCAACCGTTCTAAATTACCGTTGTAAGGTGTGGGAATATCTTGGGAAGATAACCGCAGTACAGGCGCGTCTAACTCATCAAATAATCTATCATTGATGGAAGCGGTTAACTCTGCACCTATCCCTCCAGTTCTCATACATTCTTCGACCACAATGACACGGTGGGTTTTGCGAATGGAAGCACCGATAGTATCAAAATCTAGAGGTTTGAGGGAGATTAGATCAATAACTTCTGGATCATATCCTTGTTTTTCCAAGGTTTTCACCGCTTGCAGGACATGATACCGCATTCGTGAATAGGTCAAGATTGTCACGTCTTTTCCAGAACGTACTACTTCCGCCTTATCTAGTGGTAGTACATATTCTTCTTCTGGTAGATTTTCTTTTAAGTTGTAAAGTAAAACGTGTTCAAAGAACAAGACTGGGTTATCATCGCGGATGGCGGCTTTCAGTAACCCTTTAGCGTTATATGGTGTGGAACAAGCGACGATTTTTAATCCTGGAACTGCTTGAAAATATGCTTCTAGTCGTTGAGAGTGTTCTGCACCTAGTTGTTTTCCCACACCCCCAGGGCCACGAATTACCATCGGGATTTTAAAGTTACCACCAGATGTGTAGCGTAACATACCCGCATTGTTAGAAATTTGGTTAAATGCTAGGAGCAAAAAGCCCATATTCATCCCTTCGATGATAGGTCTTAATCCTGTCATTGCTGCTCCTACAGCCAAGCCTGTAAAGCTATTTTCGGCAATGGGTGTGTCTAGAACTCGCAGATCACCATACTTGTTGCACAGGTCTTTAGTTACTTTATAAGAACCGCCGTAGTGTCCTACGTCTTCGCCTAAGATAAATACGCTAGAGTCGCGGGACATTTCTTCATCAATTGCTTCCCGGAGAGCGTTGAAAAATAGTGTTTCTGCCATTTAGACCTTTATCACAGTTTATAGTTATCAAATTTTATCTTGCCTCCGTCCCCAATAACGTCAGCGATCGCACTCTTATTGAGGATGGGTAATTGGTAATGGGTAAACTACTCTCACCAGTCACCAGTTCCCTATTCCTGAACTATCTCATACAAATCTTCTATCATAACATCAAATAGGCGTGCCAATTTATGAAGAGATGTCACATCCACTGAGGCCAAGCCTGGGGACTTAGCATAATTTTTGAGCGTGGTGTATGCAATTCCTGAACGATCAGAAACTTCTTTTAACGTCCAACTCTTCTGAGCCGCAAATTCTTTAATCCGCAACCTCACCAAACCCATATTTGACAAAAGCCTAATAATAGTCTTAAATACTTATAGCATAAAAAGCGACCGCCCCTAGTCTACCAAACGAAAGAGCGATCGGCAAGCTAAAATAGAATTCCAATCTTCTAGCATTTGTCACCTAAAAATTAGGTTCATCTTACCAAAAGACAGAAATCTTTAATCATGATCACAATTGAAGCAACAAACTCCAACTACGTCAACCCATTATTTCGCTTTGTCACCCCAGAAGCAGTAGCTTTACTATTAAAAATACCTGTTGAGCAAATCAAAAAAATCCGTTGTTGGCCGCACGTCATCCTAGTAATTTCTGAACATCTAGTCAGATTTGTCAGTTATGCGGACTTACCACCAATTCTAGATGCAGAACCACCCACAGATAAGGATACTCTGACTTGGCGCAAACGCTGGCGTAAACTCAAAACCTATAAAGCACCAACTTTTTGGCAAGATTTTTATACTCAAAAGTACAAACAAGCTACAAATAAAGGTACATTATTAGGCTGGCAAGAAATAGTAAATAAAATCAAGTTTGCCTTCTCAAATAAATCAATACAAGCGCTAAATAGTGTTTTTCAAGAAACTTATAATCATCATTTATTTTATCAACACTCCCTGAGTTGAAATCTAACCATTTAGCTAATTTTTCCTTATTGTCCTAAATAAGCTTCTAAAACTTGGGTATTGGTTTGAATTTCTGTGGGAGTACCAACGGCTAAATTTTGTCCTTCTGCTAGTACCCATACGCGATCGCACAAAGACATAATTACATCCATATTGTGTTCAATAATGAGAAAAGTTAACCCGTCTTCTCTGTTCCATTTGAGAATGCGATCGCAAATATCATCAATTAATCGCGGATTGACACCCGCAGCAGGTTCATCTAATAAGATTAACTTAGGATTAGTCATTAAAGCCCTACCCATTTCTAACAGTTTACGCTGTCCACCAGATAAACCACCGGCATAATCATTTGCTTTTGTTTCTAATCCTACAGATTCTAACAAAAACATCGCTCTTTCTTTCAGTTCTCTTTCTTCTCTGGCAACAATATGATGCTGAAATTGAACTTGCCAAAAATTCTCCCCGGTTTGTTTTTGTGCTGCTAACAGCATATTTTCTAAAACCGATAAACGCGATAGAGTTTTTGCTACTTGAAAAGTACGAATTAAACCTTGTTGGGCAATTTGAAATGGTTGTAAATTGTGGATAGGTTCACCATCAAAAATTACCTTTCCTTGATCTGGACGAATAAAATTAGAAAGTAAATTAAATAAAGTCGTTTTCCCAGCACCGTTGGGACCAATTAAACCAGTAATACTACTTTTATTAACTTCTATTTTTGCATCTTTAACGGCTTGGATCCCACCAAAAGTTTTATTTAGTCCGGTAGCAGCTAATAGGGGTAGTTGAGGAGATTCAATATTATTTACCATGATGATTTTTAGTTTTATTTTAACCTTCAGTTGTCAGGACATGAGGGAGGAGTGGGTAAAGGGGTGAGTGGGAGAATAAATAACCCAATTACCTATTACCTATTACCTATTTACTCAAAGTAAGTTCTTCCTTTTTACCTAGAATACCTTGAGGTCGCCAAATCATTAATACCATCAGAATTAGACCGATAAACATAATTCTAAAAGCACCGATTCTTTCTGCATCTAGACGAATAATTTTTATTTTTGGTAAGAATTCCCTGGTTAAAGCATCATAGGCGAAATAAATAACTGAACCTAAAATCGCGCCAATATTATTCCCAGAACCGCCTAAAATAATCATAATCCAACCATCAAAGGTAAGTTGTGGTTGAAAATTATCAGGATAAATTGCGCTTAGTTGCCAAGCAAAGAAAGCACCAGCAACACCTGCGATCGCACCACCCAACATTAAAGATTGTAACTTGTACCAAAAAACATTTTTACCCAAAGCTTTGGGTATTTCTTCATCTTCGCGGATAGCTTTAAGAACGCGTCCCCAGGGAGAATTAACTAAAAATTCTAACCGCCAGAATACGAAAGCTAATACTAATAAAGCCAACAACATTAAACCTGCTTTCGGATTGTAATTATACAGTCCCAATGTGCCAGAGATATCAATGGCAACTGATAATAAACCCAGAATAATACCTACTACCAACCGAGAAATAAATTCTTTTTTCAGAGAAACATTGGCAGAATTGTGAGCAGTTTTCACCCAACGCCAGAGAGAGAATAAAGTGATAATTGTCAGTAAAGTAAGTATCCCAATCATCAAAAATCGGACAAATAAATTAGGGCTTGTACTCAGAGGAATAGTATAACTTTGGACACCAAAAGCACCAGACACCCAGCGATCGCCCACTGGTAACTCCTGGTTATTGATCACCAATCTAATTAACTCTCCTGTACCAATAGTAACAATACCCAGATAATCTTCCCGTAAGCGCAAAGTGGCAAAACCAATCACCAAACCCAACAAAGCTGCCACAATTGCCCCAGCAATAGCAGAGAATAATAGAGGTACACCCTTTAAACTTAGCAACACCGTAGTGTACGCGCCCAAAGTCATAAAAGCAATATGACCAAAATTAATTAATCCGGTAAAACCCCATTGTAAATTTAGTCCCAGCCCAAACAAAGCAAAAGTGGCGGCAGAAATAGCCAGAAAAATCAGGTATTCAATCATAATTAGTTCTTAGTCATTAGTCATTAGTTATTTAGTTATTTAGTTATTAGGTATGGGCAGTGATTCACCTTTTCATTTCTTCCTACTCCTTACTGCCTGTCTATGGAAATGCAACGGAATAGATTGTAGTGTATCTTAGGTAATGTTAACTATAGATTGGCAATATTTCTATCGTTGTTAGGTAAAGTTGGAAATGAATTTACTACGAATCAGGATGCACCATCTCATCGAGCAAATATCTGATGAAGATCTACAAATAGTTTGGGGAGTTGTTCAAGCTTTGTATTTTGACTCCTATATGCTTAAAGCCATAAAGGAAGTAAAATCATCACAGCATCCCTGGGACATACTCAATCATGATGAGGCAATCAGACAGTTAATGTTTATGTGAGTAAGTTAACAAAAAATTGGTGAGTAAGAGTGAATCTGGAAGTAGAAGTCCGCTACGCAAAGTCTTTTTTGGCAGACCTAAAAAGTTTAGAACCCGTGGCCTATGAACGGGTCTACAATTTTGTATTTGTTGAATTTACAGAAAATAAATGGCATTTGCACAACCTACCAAAGCTGCGACAGCTAGATGAGCAAGGTATTTTTTATCGTTTTACTATAGATAATTATCTCATAGGTATAGAAATTAGGGGGGAATTAGTGAAATTCTTACGTGTCCTTCCTATGCCAGATGTGTGAATTTGACCAGAAACCAAAAATAAAACTGGTGAAGATTTATTTGACTTTAGTCGGAATCTCAATTATAAACTGAGTACCTTTTCCTTCCACAGAGGAACATTTTAACAAGCCCTTGTGTTTTTCTGTAACTATTTGATAGCTAATAGAAAGTCCAAGTCCAGTCCCTTTACCTATAGATTTAGTTGTGTAGAAAGGGTTAAAAATACTTACCACCACTGATTCTGGAATTCCTATTCCATTGTCAGTAATGATAATTTTTACTCGATTGTCACTAGACTTTTCTGTGGAAATTTTAATATAACCAGTTTCTTGTTTCTCTTGTTGATATTGGCAATCGCTATATTTTTGTTCTATGGCATCAATAGCATTGCTAATTATGTTCATAAACACTTGATTCAGTTGCCCTACATAGCATTCTACCAGTGGTAAATTGCCATAGTTCTTAATCAATTGAATCTTAGGACGTTCTGATTTTGCTTTCAACCTGTTGTCCAGAATAGTAATGGTACTATCAATACCTTCATGTAGATTCACATTCTTGACTTCTGCTTCATCTAACCGAGAAAAGTTACGTAGAGAAAGAACAATTTCCCGAATCCGGTTAGTACCTAATCGCATGGACTGAAGCACTTTTATCATATCTTCAGTTATAAATTCTAGATCAATTGCTTCTATTTCTGCTTGTATTTCTGATGATGGTTCAGGATAGCGTTGCTGATATAACTTGATTAAGTTTAATAAATCTTGGGTGTATCCTTCAATATGATCTAAATTACCATGAATAAAGTTAACGGGATTATTAATTTCATGGGCTACACCTGCTACCATTTGCCCTAAACTCGACATTTTCTCGCTCTGAATCATTTGCATTTGGGTATGTTGCAGTTCTATCAAAGCTTTTTCAAGTTCATTTGTCTTTTGTTGTAAAGCTATTTCAGCTTGTTTTCGATCAGTAATATCTCGTGAAATTCCTACAGTTTGAATTACACGCCCTTCTATATCAAAGATTGCGTTTTTAATGGTGCTGAAAGTATGAACTACTCCATCATGGCGGGTAACAGGTTCTTCCAATAACATAGTTTTGCCAGTATTGAAAACGTAAGCATCATCTTTAACATATTGCTGTGTATAATCGGGATTATTGAATGGAGCATCAATAATTGCTTGCAGCTGTTCCATAGTCATGGCATAGTAATCACGAAATGCTTTATTAGCATAGATAATACGTGATTCTGCACCTTTACAGAGAACAAAATCTGGAATGGAATCGAGGATTTGTTGATAGAGATTTTTTACTTCTAATAATTCCTTTTCAGTCTTTTTACGCTCTGTTATTTCCGTATTAGTGCCAATAAGTCTATAAATTTCTCCTTGGTCATTTTTGGAGGGAGACAGTGTTGTCAAAAACCATCGTGTCTCTTCATTGAAGTGAACAGACTCTTCGTATGAGATAGTAGTTCCTGCTCGCATACACTGCTGATAGGTTTCTTCAAAGCGAAGTCCAGTTTCTTCTCCAAATACTTCAAAAGCAGTTTTACCCTGAACCTGCTGAGTAGTCAAACCAGTAATTTTTTCAATTAATGGATTGAAACTGAACATGCGAAATTCACGTGTTTTTGTCACATCTATGACGAAAATACCCACTTCTGCTGTTATATAGATACTTTGTAAAAATTCCTCTCGTTGACGCAGTTGTTCTTCTACCTGTTTGCGTTCTGTCACATTCCGGCAAACAATTACACCACCGTGAATCTTACCTTGATCATCTACAAGAGGTGTCCCATTAACAATAGTCCACATTCCTTCTTGATCTTGCTCATGTTGGCTAAATACTTCTAGATTGTCGAAACTTTCACCATTTAAGGTACGTAATAGAGGAATTTTTACTGTTGGAAATGGCATAATCTGATCTGGACGAAATAGTTCATAATGCTGTGACGATTCCTCTGATTGGGTTTGTGTACTATTGCTACCGTACATCTTAGAAGCTGCTGGGTTCACGATGACACATTTTCCCTCTTTATCAGCGACAATGACCCCATCACTGATGCTATTAAGGATCAGTTGTAATAAATTGGTTTTTTCTTGGAGTTCTATTTCAACAGATTGGCCTTCGCTTTCTTGATTTATATCTTGATGTTGATCTATTTTTTTATCATGAGTATCTAACTTACGTAAATACGCTAGTTCCTGTTCTAGCTTATTTACTTTCTGTCGCAATGAGTGTATTTCTTGCTTGAGA from Okeanomitos corallinicola TIOX110 includes the following:
- the secD gene encoding protein translocase subunit SecD; this translates as MQKQRSLLALIIVLVIAAITVIYTIPVPLGLDLRGGSQLTIQVKTTEDIQEITERELEAVQKVIEGRVNGLGVSEPVIQTVGTDKILVQLPGVNDPEQAERVLGGTAQLEFKAQKPDTDTQLLALRASQIELKDKQKELRKSNDQEAIEKNRAGLKNNNEALAELFESTDPPLTGKYLQDAQGESTQGTNWDVALRFDAKGGELFANLTKNLAGTGRTIGIFLDNELISSPGVPVEFAATGITGGRAVIQGSFTVEEANDLGVQLRGGALPVPVEIVERRTVGATLGKDSIKSSIYAAIGGLILVLIFMVAYYRLPGAIADVSLVVYSLFTWATFALLGVTLTLPGIAGFILSIGMAVDANVLIFERTREELRSGKSLYRSVESGFYRAFSSILDSNVTTWISCAALFWLGSGLVKGFALTLALGVGVSMFTAITCSRTLMFIAISNPAWRKTNLYCPNLQVVNKAEVAK
- a CDS encoding alpha-ketoacid dehydrogenase subunit beta, with amino-acid sequence MAETLFFNALREAIDEEMSRDSSVFILGEDVGHYGGSYKVTKDLCNKYGDLRVLDTPIAENSFTGLAVGAAMTGLRPIIEGMNMGFLLLAFNQISNNAGMLRYTSGGNFKIPMVIRGPGGVGKQLGAEHSQRLEAYFQAVPGLKIVACSTPYNAKGLLKAAIRDDNPVLFFEHVLLYNLKENLPEEEYVLPLDKAEVVRSGKDVTILTYSRMRYHVLQAVKTLEKQGYDPEVIDLISLKPLDFDTIGASIRKTHRVIVVEECMRTGGIGAELTASINDRLFDELDAPVLRLSSQDIPTPYNGNLERLTIVQPEQIVEAVQKMVAARV
- a CDS encoding helix-turn-helix transcriptional regulator — encoded protein: MGLVRLRIKEFAAQKSWTLKEVSDRSGIAYTTLKNYAKSPGLASVDVTSLHKLARLFDVMIEDLYEIVQE
- a CDS encoding ABC transporter ATP-binding protein → MVNNIESPQLPLLAATGLNKTFGGIQAVKDAKIEVNKSSITGLIGPNGAGKTTLFNLLSNFIRPDQGKVIFDGEPIHNLQPFQIAQQGLIRTFQVAKTLSRLSVLENMLLAAQKQTGENFWQVQFQHHIVAREERELKERAMFLLESVGLETKANDYAGGLSGGQRKLLEMGRALMTNPKLILLDEPAAGVNPRLIDDICDRILKWNREDGLTFLIIEHNMDVIMSLCDRVWVLAEGQNLAVGTPTEIQTNTQVLEAYLGQ
- a CDS encoding branched-chain amino acid ABC transporter permease, producing MIEYLIFLAISAATFALFGLGLNLQWGFTGLINFGHIAFMTLGAYTTVLLSLKGVPLLFSAIAGAIVAALLGLVIGFATLRLREDYLGIVTIGTGELIRLVINNQELPVGDRWVSGAFGVQSYTIPLSTSPNLFVRFLMIGILTLLTIITLFSLWRWVKTAHNSANVSLKKEFISRLVVGIILGLLSVAIDISGTLGLYNYNPKAGLMLLALLVLAFVFWRLEFLVNSPWGRVLKAIREDEEIPKALGKNVFWYKLQSLMLGGAIAGVAGAFFAWQLSAIYPDNFQPQLTFDGWIMIILGGSGNNIGAILGSVIYFAYDALTREFLPKIKIIRLDAERIGAFRIMFIGLILMVLMIWRPQGILGKKEELTLSK
- a CDS encoding cytotoxic translational repressor of toxin-antitoxin stability system, which codes for MEVEVRYAKSFLADLKSLEPVAYERVYNFVFVEFTENKWHLHNLPKLRQLDEQGIFYRFTIDNYLIGIEIRGELVKFLRVLPMPDV
- a CDS encoding PAS domain-containing protein, producing MDHLSETIITSSDHQPNINETETLKQEIHSLRQKVNKLEQELAYLRKLDTHDKKIDQHQDINQESEGQSVEIELQEKTNLLQLILNSISDGVIVADKEGKCVIVNPAASKMYGSNSTQTQSEESSQHYELFRPDQIMPFPTVKIPLLRTLNGESFDNLEVFSQHEQDQEGMWTIVNGTPLVDDQGKIHGGVIVCRNVTERKQVEEQLRQREEFLQSIYITAEVGIFVIDVTKTREFRMFSFNPLIEKITGLTTQQVQGKTAFEVFGEETGLRFEETYQQCMRAGTTISYEESVHFNEETRWFLTTLSPSKNDQGEIYRLIGTNTEITERKKTEKELLEVKNLYQQILDSIPDFVLCKGAESRIIYANKAFRDYYAMTMEQLQAIIDAPFNNPDYTQQYVKDDAYVFNTGKTMLLEEPVTRHDGVVHTFSTIKNAIFDIEGRVIQTVGISRDITDRKQAEIALQQKTNELEKALIELQHTQMQMIQSEKMSSLGQMVAGVAHEINNPVNFIHGNLDHIEGYTQDLLNLIKLYQQRYPEPSSEIQAEIEAIDLEFITEDMIKVLQSMRLGTNRIREIVLSLRNFSRLDEAEVKNVNLHEGIDSTITILDNRLKAKSERPKIQLIKNYGNLPLVECYVGQLNQVFMNIISNAIDAIEQKYSDCQYQQEKQETGYIKISTEKSSDNRVKIIITDNGIGIPESVVVSIFNPFYTTKSIGKGTGLGLSISYQIVTEKHKGLLKCSSVEGKGTQFIIEIPTKVK